A genomic segment from Actinoplanes sichuanensis encodes:
- a CDS encoding helix-turn-helix domain-containing protein, giving the protein MNAKRQLGEFLQTRRSQLKPEDVGLATYGDRRRVSGLRREELALLAGVSSSYYSRLEQGQSSNASAEVLDALAGALRLDETERRHLHDLADGTRRRPTGRRVAPERVTPAVRQLIAAMGEVPTLVLGRHSDVLLWNRAGHALFAGHLDLDAPQRAQTRPNMAHLVFLDPHTRDLYVDWAAKARAVVGTLRMASGQHPDDPALAALIGELSVKSPDFSRMWVAHRVKSGGEPVYEMRHPLVGLMSVTQQSLRTELGQNVVIATTEAGSPSHAAMTLLMHASAAH; this is encoded by the coding sequence TGACCGGCGGCGGGTGAGCGGGCTGCGCCGGGAGGAGTTGGCACTGCTGGCCGGGGTCAGCTCGTCCTACTACTCCCGGCTCGAACAGGGGCAGTCGTCGAACGCGTCGGCCGAAGTGCTGGACGCGCTCGCCGGTGCGCTGCGCCTCGACGAGACCGAACGCCGGCACCTGCACGACCTGGCCGACGGCACCCGGCGGCGGCCCACCGGCCGGCGAGTCGCGCCGGAGCGGGTCACCCCGGCGGTGCGGCAGCTGATCGCCGCCATGGGCGAGGTGCCCACCCTCGTGCTGGGGCGGCACAGTGACGTGCTGCTCTGGAACCGGGCCGGGCACGCCCTGTTCGCCGGACACCTCGACCTCGACGCCCCGCAGCGGGCGCAGACCCGGCCCAACATGGCCCACCTGGTGTTCCTCGACCCGCACACCCGCGATCTGTACGTCGACTGGGCGGCCAAGGCCCGGGCCGTGGTCGGCACCTTGCGGATGGCGTCCGGGCAGCATCCCGACGATCCGGCGCTGGCCGCGCTGATCGGCGAGTTGTCGGTCAAGAGCCCGGACTTCAGCCGGATGTGGGTCGCGCACCGGGTGAAATCCGGCGGTGAACCGGTGTACGAGATGCGGCACCCCCTCGTCGGTCTGATGAGTGTCACCCAGCAGAGCCTGCGGACCGAGTTGGGCCAGAACGTGGTGATCGCCACCACCGAGGCGGGTTCCCCGTCCCACGCGGCGATGACGTTGCTGATGCACGCCTCCGCCGCTCACTGA